One genomic window of Macrobrachium rosenbergii isolate ZJJX-2024 chromosome 51, ASM4041242v1, whole genome shotgun sequence includes the following:
- the LOC136833260 gene encoding uncharacterized protein, producing MEEEELASQEQPVVRKRRRKAVHKELVDFDHFQDIKIEEEDPLSTQPSTVLQRNSSGFLEAAFKNEQPQWMQENDEVQFDCDPWETRMHSNECEFKEEKTSFEIEDPGSPQHSTSGCCDQVGDQSVRHKLPEVPSTKREIPHKMEFHVLEDGEFADSDSENDESDEDNDILDGLELSGDEDDDSDVNDPAYQEEQYTNTGSDENADSETEASGDKAKRSFHPRGGA from the exons atggaggaagaggaaTTAGCTAGCCAAGAACAGCCGGTGGTCAGAAAGAGGCGACGCAAAGCAGTTCACAAG GAACTAGTGGACTTCGATCACtttcaagatataaaaattgAAGAAGAGGACCCATTGAGTACCCAACCCTCGACAGTTCTTCAGAGGAACTCCTCTGGCTTTTTGGAGGCTGCATTCAAAAATGAGCAACCTCAATGGATGCAGGAGAATGATGAG GTGCAGTTTGACTGTGATCCCTGGGAAACAAGAATGCATTCAAATGAGTGTgaattcaaagaagaaaaaaccagTTTTGAGATAGAGGATCCTGGATCTCCCCAACACAGTACATCTGGCTGTTGTGACCAAGTCGGAGACCAGAGTGTTAGGCATAAGCTGCCCGAAGTTCCGTCAACAAAGAGGGAAATACCTCACAAGATGGAGTTTCATGTACTTGAAGATGGTGAATTTGCAGACTCTGATAGTGAAAATGATGAAAGTGATGAAGACAATGATATACTGGATGGCTTAGAGTTGTCAGGTGACGAGGATGATGACAGTGACGTTAATGATCCTGCCTACCAGGAAGAGCAGTATACTAACACTGGCAGTGATGAAAATGCAGATTCTGAAACTGAAGCAAGTGGGGACAAAGCAAAGAGGTCTTTTCACCCACGTGGCGGCGCCTGA